One Amaranthus tricolor cultivar Red isolate AtriRed21 chromosome 10, ASM2621246v1, whole genome shotgun sequence genomic window carries:
- the LOC130826184 gene encoding S-type anion channel SLAH2-like: MGSGENPDSTKEISVELPALFTVISSKEIHGFDTIDQHNGFHAAESEVINEQRMENAANGFVSISMPQTPKTPKKVLFSENSKEVSAKVAPHDCPSETKSETKSYSQPIPKSATCVEDEHKQNQYSGPQIRHPHVERLKDARFDSFKTWSGRLERQLSHLRGKPVEPQPERMPRDHADGEAMPVDRYFDALEGPELDTLRPSEELMLPEDKTWPFLLRFPIASFGICLGVSSQAILWKTLANSPSTSFLKVSPLVNLILWTISIALVVVIAIIYGLKLIFYFEAVRREYYHPIRVNFFFAPFISLLFLSLGCPPSVTKDLHQALWYVLMFPFLCLELKIYGQWMSGGQRRLSKVANPVNHLSVVGNFVGALLGASMGLKEGPLFFFAVGLAHYTVLFVTLYQRLPTNKTLPKELHPVFFLFVAAPSVASMAWARIQGSFDYGARIAYFIALFLLFSLAVRINFFRGFKFSIAWWAYTFPMTAAAIATIRYSNEVTNWVTKSLALTLATISTLIVTALLVSTLLHAFVFRNLFPNDIAIAISERPAKLRKRWFPHLRNGSSDCKDIEQYLKFVTTEATDLESSVDPSRTSQKNNSESV; the protein is encoded by the exons ATGGGGAGTGGAGAGAACCCGGATTCGACAAAAGAGATTTCTGTTGAGCTTCCAGCATTGTTTACTGTGATTTCGTCCAAGGAAATTCATGGGTTTGATACTATTGATCAGCATAATGGGTTTCATGCTGCT GAATCTGAAGTAATAAATGAGCAAAGGATGGAAAATGCTGCAAATGGGTTTGTTTCAATTAGCATGCCACAAACACCTAAAACCCCAAAAAAGGTGTTGTTTAGTGAAAATTCCAAAGAAGTATCTGCCAAAGTTGCTCCACATGATTGTCCTTCTGAGACTAAATCTGAAACCAAATCTTATTCTCAACCAATACCTAAATCTGCAACATGTGTTGAAGATGAGCATAAACAGAACCAGTATTCCGGGCCACAAATAAGACATCCCCACGTAGAACGGCTCAAGGATGCGAGGTTTGATTCATTCAAGACATGGTCTGGAAGACTCGAAAGGCAGTTATCCCATCTTCGTGGAAAACCTGTCGAACCACAGCCTGAACGCATGCCTCGTGATCATGCAGATGGCGAGGCCATGCCTGTTGATCGATATTTTGATGCACTCGAAGGTCCTGAGTTGGACACTCTTCGT CCATCAGAGGAGTTGATGCTTCCCGAAGACAAAACATGGCCATTTCTTCTTCGATTTCCTATCGCTTCGTTTGGTATATGTCTTGGTGTGAGTAGTCAAGCCATATTATGGAAAACCCTAGCAAATTCACCCTCAACAAGTTTCCTTAAAGTTAGTCCTTTAGTAAATTTGATACTTTGGACTATTTCCATAGCTTTGGTAGTTGTAATTGCTATCATCTATGGATTGAAGTTAATCTTCTACTTCGAAGCAGTTAGACGAGAGTATTACCATCCAATCAGGGTGAATTTCTTCTTTGCTCCGTTCATATCCCTCCTTTTCCTGTCACTCGGCTGCCCACCATCCGTTACTAAAGACCTTCACCAAGCACTTTGGTATGTGCTTATGTTCCCATTCCTCTGCCTCGAGCTTAAAATCTACGGTCAGTGGATGTCTGGAGGGCAACGTAGGCTATCGAAAGTGGCTAACCCTGTGAACCATTTGTCTGTGGTCGGAAACTTTGTTGGTGCTTTGTTGGGTGCATCTATGGGACTTAAGGAAGGACCGCTTTTCTTCTTTGCAGTTGGGTTGGCTCACTATACCGTCTTGTTTGTTACTCTCTACCAAAGACTTCCTACAAATAAGACACTTCCCAAGGAACTCCACCCGGTGTTTTTCCTATTTGTCGCAGCTCCTAGTGTTGCATCTATGGCATGGGCTAGAATCCAAGGATCCTTCGATTATGGCGCTCGAATTGCTTACTTCATCGCTTTGTTCCTCTTGTTTTCACTT GCTGTTCGGATCAACTTTTTCAGAGGATTCAAATTCTCAATAGCATGGTGGGCATACACATTTCCAATGACAGCAGCAGCCATTGCTACCATAAGATACTCAAATGAAGTGACAAATTGGGTGACAAAAAGCTTAGCATTGACCCTAGCAACAATATCTACCCTTATTGTTACAGCCTTGCTTGTGTCAACTCTCCTACATGCTTTTGTGTTCCGCAACTTGTTCCCTAACGACATTGCTATCGCCATCAGTGAACGACCTGCTAAGCTGCGTAAAAGATGGTTTCCTCACTTGAGAAATGGTAGTTCAGACTGCAAAGACATTGAGCAGTACTTGAAGTTTGTCACTACTGAAGCAACTGACTTAGAATCTTCTGTGGATCCTTCTAGAACCTCCCAGAAGAATAATTCTGAGTCGGTTTAA